The DNA segment TCGAAGATTCGGGGAATATTCTGCATTCAAGCTTATCCTGAAATGACTATATCATATGTATTTTATCTCTAAATAAAGAATTCATCAGTCTGGGATGAggaagtttatttatttatagtaATTTATCGTGAAGATATTGTATTTGCCCAATGTTTCAAGATGAGAAATCAAAAAGCATTCCAGGAGGTCTTCTCCCTATTGTCTAATAAAAGATAAGTGTATCCTAGCTATGTTTAGTCGATATCGATCATACAATACTTATATCAAACGCGCAAACCAACCAAATAGAATGTCCATTTTGTGTTTGGGACCAAAATCTTCTGGAAAAACTCATCTGCTTAAAAAACTTCAGACTGAAAGCAATGTGGACAATACATCAACCTCTGTTCCAACGATCGGTACAAATATGTACACCATTAAACATAATGATTACATTATGCAAGTGAGAGAAGTCGGAGGATCTATGGCTCCTTTATGGCATAAATATTTTGGTGGAATTTCCATAATTATTTATGTTATAGATGCATCCAATTTATGCCAGATATCTGCAGCAGGAGTACTTTTTTATTCATTACTTACTGATCCTGCTCTTCTACGTTGCAAGGTATTTCAAGCTTTTAAACTTTCGATGTAGGTTGTACACACACACGATTATCGAGCTGGAAGGAATTTTGAGTTGCTTTGAATTTTTAGCGTTTTTTCTAATGCTCGATTCCAAATAAGGATCATTGTTACTTCAATTATCAAAAATACATGCTATATCCAATATAGTCTCtccaaataaacaaaattgattaaattgcaaaaacaagAATTAGAAAGATATTGAAGGAAACGTAATATGATTTCGAATACTATTTTATAGTGATATTTTCCGTATTTTATTAGTTGACAAAAGCTAAAATGGATTCTAGAAGTGCAATTGCTTGATAATCGCAGTTTTGTATTTATATATAGGTATCGCGCTTTAAAATTGTAAAATCGTTGGAAAAGTGTGAAAGTTTCTAGCTTTATTCTCAACCAATTTTCAGATCCTTCTGATTCTATCCAAGTCAGATGCAAGCTATCGTCAAATGAGAAACGAGGCCCTCTTGATGCTTCAAATGAAGCGGTTGCAGAAGGAGATAAGACAAAAAGTAACAATTATGGTTGCCAGTGCCATAACAGGGGAAGGAAGAGAAGAAATTTTAAACTGGATGAAGAAACAGTCCATTACACACTTTCACTGAAGATTACTCAAGCGTTGGATTACTTTCATTCAAACAATACCAGACTTTTTTGTCCCTTTTCATCCAAAATCAATAACTATTTCATGGTCTATTGGTTTTTCATTGCTATAAAATACATCTCACAATTTTAATGGTGCATAAGTTTCAAGAGTAATCTTCAGGAATTAGCAGTAAAATGTCTCAAGTAAGACGGTGCGAATGTTATATGGTGTtatgtttaatatttttcatttattccagATTACCTTAGTTTGTCTTTGTTTGTGTATATTTGTTAGCTTAGCAACATGTCATCCTCTACCCCAGGATTTAGAAGAG comes from the Coccinella septempunctata chromosome 2, icCocSept1.1, whole genome shotgun sequence genome and includes:
- the LOC123307773 gene encoding ADP-ribosylation factor 6 isoform X1 — encoded protein: MFSRYRSYNTYIKRANQPNRMSILCLGPKSSGKTHLLKKLQTESNVDNTSTSVPTIGTNMYTIKHNDYIMQVREVGGSMAPLWHKYFGGISIIIYVIDASNLCQISAAGVLFYSLLTDPALLRCKILLILSKSDASYRQMRNEALLMLQMKRLQKEIRQKVTIMVASAITGEGREEILNWMKKQSITHFH